From Methanomassiliicoccales archaeon LGM-RCC1, one genomic window encodes:
- a CDS encoding arsenic resistance protein, protein MNSAFLHPLIMLSAAIIGLAAGMLSDCSDASLLIEPFLMVMLFFVFMCVSIRDIGKSFSNRHFTLTALTINFVWTPVFSLLLGLMFAEIDVRIGLVMLLVTPCTDWYLVFTAMAKGNVPLSSSLLPLNLILQIVLMPVYLLIFFNTQVDMDIPGLLWSMIVVLVIPLTAAIVLKIVGAKVQKVAYLGSRISENGDNLQLFFLCLAIAAMFASESAELMGHLELFIALIVPLLVFFAVNYVVATFVSRLQRFDTADTTSLVFTSMARNSPLSLAIAVAAFPDATLLLLVLVIAPLIELPILSVTAGYRLKKVEKGA, encoded by the coding sequence ATGAACAGTGCGTTCCTGCATCCGCTTATCATGCTGTCCGCGGCGATAATCGGCCTGGCGGCAGGGATGCTGTCCGACTGTTCCGACGCTTCGCTCCTGATAGAGCCGTTCCTGATGGTGATGCTGTTCTTCGTGTTCATGTGCGTCAGCATCAGGGATATCGGGAAATCCTTCTCCAACAGGCACTTCACCCTGACGGCCCTGACGATCAACTTCGTCTGGACGCCCGTATTCTCATTGCTGCTAGGGCTGATGTTCGCGGAGATCGATGTCAGGATCGGACTGGTGATGCTCCTTGTCACACCCTGCACGGATTGGTATCTGGTTTTCACCGCTATGGCCAAAGGAAACGTTCCCCTGAGCAGCTCCCTTCTGCCTCTGAACCTGATCCTGCAGATCGTCCTGATGCCGGTGTACCTGCTCATATTCTTCAACACACAGGTGGACATGGACATACCCGGTCTTCTATGGAGCATGATCGTGGTATTGGTGATCCCTCTGACCGCTGCCATCGTCTTGAAAATAGTGGGGGCGAAGGTCCAAAAGGTCGCCTATCTTGGTTCTAGAATTAGCGAAAACGGAGACAACCTTCAGCTATTCTTCCTGTGCTTGGCCATCGCGGCCATGTTCGCATCCGAGAGCGCTGAGCTGATGGGCCATCTTGAGCTGTTCATAGCGCTCATAGTCCCGCTGCTGGTGTTCTTCGCCGTGAACTACGTCGTAGCGACATTCGTATCCAGATTGCAGAGGTTCGACACGGCGGACACCACTTCCCTTGTGTTCACCAGCATGGCAAGGAACTCCCCACTGTCCCTCGCGATTGCAGTGGCGGCTTTCCCTGACGCTACATTGCTGCTGTTGGTGCTGGTAATCGCACCGCTGATAGAACTTCCGATCCTATCGGTTACCGCAGGATACAGGTTGAAGAAAGTAGAGAAAGGGGCCTGA
- a CDS encoding DUF3574 domain-containing protein, whose protein sequence is MENKSILTLIAVVVIIEVILAGAVIYILSDHGQTEYTLYIGLNDSVTGEDYDPVEAAEWVDEIVLKYMGGLTRYNADGAYTYDDGNIAHEQSLVYYLTDVSYEDVHKICDEVKDLLHQSSILISIGKPKIEFY, encoded by the coding sequence ATGGAAAACAAAAGCATCTTGACGTTGATTGCGGTCGTCGTCATAATAGAGGTCATCCTCGCCGGTGCGGTAATCTACATTCTGTCGGATCACGGTCAGACCGAATACACATTGTATATCGGCCTCAACGATTCGGTGACAGGCGAGGACTACGATCCGGTGGAGGCGGCCGAATGGGTGGACGAGATCGTCCTGAAGTACATGGGCGGCCTCACCCGCTACAATGCGGATGGAGCATACACCTATGACGACGGAAACATCGCCCACGAGCAGAGCCTGGTCTACTACCTGACCGATGTTTCCTACGAGGATGTCCACAAGATCTGCGACGAGGTCAAGGACCTGCTTCACCAGTCAAGCATCCTGATCTCGATCGGCAAACCGAAAATAGAGTTCTATTGA
- a CDS encoding DHHA1 domain-containing protein: protein MTDEIFRHDGYIFDFEAHVAAVDGDDVILDCTAFYPGGGGQVCDTGSIANCKVTEVSYNKDNDIVHKCPGNDLHVGDTVWCQVDWNRRYDLMQGHTGEHLLFGSLKRQCEELSIVKIFISPETKYVIVDRDLTWEQIRKAEDFANQAIRDNHSITHSIMDRDDPELEKVRIKLDRIGEDEEITVVAIGDIDYSACSGVHVLETSELEMLVVDRKVKAGKEGYEIHFKVGEAAKQSAVALSNVALEVIDVIGCKNEDAAKAVSNMKQELEVKNRLLRDATKRMVSHLSPEDVNGTALYSAILPGADRNVMNDTMESIRSKGGIGAFVSVSETLSVMLASGNPKVDCKAVISDVLGRFGGRGGGKPDFAQGGVPDVEKADEVLSALVAAVKESI from the coding sequence ATGACCGACGAGATCTTCAGGCATGATGGGTACATTTTCGACTTCGAGGCACATGTTGCCGCTGTGGATGGGGACGATGTTATCCTCGACTGCACAGCATTCTACCCCGGCGGGGGCGGCCAGGTCTGCGATACCGGCAGCATCGCCAACTGCAAGGTCACCGAAGTCTCATACAACAAGGACAATGACATCGTCCACAAGTGCCCAGGGAACGATCTCCACGTCGGCGACACCGTTTGGTGCCAGGTGGACTGGAACAGACGCTACGACCTCATGCAGGGCCACACAGGGGAGCATCTGCTCTTCGGTTCACTGAAGAGGCAGTGCGAGGAGCTCAGCATCGTGAAGATCTTCATCTCGCCTGAGACCAAGTACGTCATCGTGGACAGGGACCTGACCTGGGAGCAGATCAGGAAGGCCGAGGACTTCGCCAACCAGGCCATCAGGGACAACCATTCCATCACCCACAGCATCATGGACAGGGACGATCCGGAACTGGAGAAGGTCAGGATCAAGCTGGACAGGATCGGAGAGGATGAGGAGATCACCGTCGTCGCCATAGGCGATATCGACTATTCCGCATGCAGCGGGGTGCACGTCCTAGAGACATCCGAACTGGAGATGCTGGTCGTCGACCGCAAGGTAAAGGCCGGAAAGGAAGGATACGAGATCCACTTCAAGGTCGGAGAGGCCGCCAAGCAATCTGCAGTAGCACTGTCCAACGTAGCGTTGGAGGTCATCGATGTCATAGGCTGCAAGAACGAGGATGCAGCGAAGGCCGTATCCAACATGAAGCAGGAGCTGGAGGTCAAGAACAGGCTCCTGAGGGATGCTACCAAGAGGATGGTGTCGCATCTCTCGCCGGAGGACGTCAACGGCACAGCTCTGTACTCGGCCATCCTTCCTGGAGCGGACAGGAATGTCATGAACGACACCATGGAATCGATCAGATCCAAAGGCGGTATCGGAGCATTCGTATCCGTGTCGGAGACACTGTCGGTCATGCTCGCATCCGGAAACCCGAAGGTAGATTGCAAGGCCGTCATCTCAGACGTCCTGGGAAGGTTCGGAGGACGCGGCGGAGGGAAGCCCGACTTCGCACAGGGAGGAGTCCCCGACGTGGAGAAAGCTGACGAGGTCCTGTCAGCATTGGTGGCCGCAGTCAAGGAAAGCATTTGA
- the aspS gene encoding aspartate--tRNA ligase, whose translation MRRTNTCGELRVSDIGKKVCLQGWVRFSRDHGGVQFIDLADRYGITQVVFDPQDLPAGTDAKKIADVMNTFTRECVISIDGTVRNRVEGTEDARNPTGQIEVLITGAELLNTCAIPPFEIGDQKEGVLPNEDTRLKYRYLDLRRTEMIQSMVFRSKLVHLARQYLEQNGFLEIETPILGRSTPEGARDYIVPSRVHPGTFYALPQSPQQFKQMLMVASMDRYYQVARCFRDEDSRKDRQPEFTQLDLEMSFVDMKDIQDMMEGLMAYIWKGLYDEELKTPFPHIGYRDAMERFGSDKPDMRYGLEFVKLTEVVKDAPYKIFQNILANGGIVAGINLKADIAGDKVGRNDVDRYIAYAKKVGLGGLTWMRCVNGQLESNIVKYFTPEILENIKKTMGAEEGDLIFIIAGPWKATYESGGFLRKKIAEDLGLVPDNVFQFFWMDDCPMFEIDPVSGKYDAFHHPFVLPTNDLNDEYVGGACFDLCLNGNELGSGSLRIHNAEKQIEVFHKLGLDDERIERNFGYFVEMLSYGAPPHGGIAIGIDRICAILLNKDSIRDVIAFPKNKRAVSLLDGSPSKVDDDKLEELQIISLAGEDLDLSEYEDLPEE comes from the coding sequence ATGAGAAGAACGAACACCTGTGGTGAGCTTAGGGTTTCCGACATCGGAAAGAAGGTTTGCCTGCAGGGATGGGTCAGGTTCTCCAGGGACCACGGCGGGGTGCAGTTCATCGACCTTGCCGATAGGTACGGGATAACCCAGGTCGTCTTCGACCCTCAGGACCTTCCCGCCGGCACGGATGCAAAGAAGATCGCGGATGTGATGAATACCTTCACCCGCGAATGCGTCATTTCCATCGATGGTACCGTAAGGAATAGGGTCGAGGGGACCGAGGATGCCAGGAATCCCACCGGACAGATCGAGGTGCTCATCACCGGAGCGGAGCTCCTGAACACTTGTGCCATACCCCCGTTCGAGATCGGGGACCAGAAGGAAGGAGTCCTTCCCAACGAGGACACCAGGCTCAAGTACAGGTACCTGGACCTCAGGAGGACCGAGATGATTCAGTCCATGGTCTTCAGATCCAAGCTGGTCCATCTTGCCAGGCAGTATCTGGAGCAGAACGGTTTCCTTGAGATCGAGACCCCCATCCTGGGAAGGTCCACGCCCGAGGGAGCTAGGGACTACATCGTGCCCTCGAGGGTGCACCCCGGAACGTTCTACGCGCTCCCCCAGTCGCCACAGCAGTTCAAGCAGATGCTGATGGTCGCATCTATGGACCGTTACTATCAGGTTGCCAGATGCTTCCGTGACGAGGATTCAAGGAAGGACCGTCAGCCTGAGTTCACGCAGCTGGACCTCGAGATGTCCTTCGTGGACATGAAGGACATCCAGGACATGATGGAGGGCCTGATGGCCTACATCTGGAAAGGCCTGTACGACGAGGAGCTCAAGACGCCCTTCCCCCACATCGGATACAGGGACGCCATGGAGAGGTTCGGATCCGACAAGCCCGATATGAGGTACGGGCTGGAGTTCGTCAAGCTCACGGAGGTCGTGAAGGACGCTCCGTACAAGATCTTCCAGAACATTCTGGCCAACGGCGGGATCGTCGCAGGAATCAATCTCAAGGCCGATATCGCCGGCGACAAGGTCGGAAGGAACGATGTCGACCGTTACATCGCATACGCGAAGAAGGTCGGACTCGGAGGACTCACATGGATGAGGTGCGTCAACGGGCAGCTGGAATCCAACATCGTCAAGTACTTCACGCCGGAGATCCTGGAGAACATCAAGAAGACCATGGGCGCCGAGGAGGGCGACCTGATATTCATTATCGCAGGGCCCTGGAAGGCCACCTACGAGAGCGGAGGATTCCTCAGGAAGAAGATCGCTGAGGATCTCGGACTCGTTCCGGACAATGTATTCCAGTTCTTCTGGATGGACGACTGTCCCATGTTCGAGATCGATCCCGTATCCGGGAAGTACGACGCGTTCCACCACCCGTTCGTGCTGCCGACCAACGACCTCAACGACGAGTACGTCGGAGGAGCATGCTTCGACCTCTGCCTGAACGGCAACGAGCTCGGATCCGGTTCGCTCCGTATCCACAACGCCGAGAAGCAGATCGAGGTCTTCCACAAGCTCGGTCTGGACGATGAGAGGATCGAGAGGAACTTCGGTTACTTCGTGGAGATGCTCAGCTACGGTGCGCCGCCCCACGGAGGTATCGCCATCGGTATTGACAGGATCTGTGCGATCCTTCTCAACAAGGACTCCATTAGGGACGTCATAGCATTCCCCAAGAACAAGAGGGCAGTATCCCTCCTGGATGGTTCCCCATCCAAGGTGGACGACGACAAGCTGGAAGAGCTCCAGATCATCTCCCTCGCAGGAGAGGACCTCGACCTTTCGGAGTACGAGGACCTCCCCGAGGAGTGA
- a CDS encoding zinc ribbon domain-containing protein, whose translation MICPNCGRQMSDGELFCTGCGMRLNNAPGYGAAPIYSAPPVYDAQNQQNDPDKPVNPSKAVPLILGFFFGLFGVLLAVLTYNGNYGKYTRNPTVNALLWSIIGTLIQIPIILALYYLVIMPMISSLFGM comes from the coding sequence ATGATCTGCCCAAACTGTGGAAGACAAATGAGTGATGGAGAATTATTCTGCACTGGGTGTGGGATGAGGTTGAACAACGCACCAGGCTATGGGGCAGCCCCCATATATTCAGCACCACCAGTATATGATGCACAGAATCAGCAAAACGACCCTGATAAGCCTGTCAATCCATCCAAGGCAGTCCCGTTGATATTGGGATTTTTCTTTGGTCTTTTTGGAGTATTATTGGCAGTGCTCACGTACAACGGGAACTATGGGAAGTACACCCGTAATCCAACGGTGAACGCATTGTTATGGAGTATAATCGGAACATTGATCCAGATACCTATAATTCTCGCGTTATACTACCTGGTAATAATGCCCATGATTTCCAGTTTGTTCGGTATGTGA
- a CDS encoding nitroreductase family protein codes for MQFEDVINSRYSVRKYSDKPVEDAVLNKILEAGRLAPTAKNMQGQHIYVVRSPEQRKKFDKEWCMHFDAPIVLIIAMKKDLEWISHFSKLNRGETDAAIVTDEMMLQAHALGLGTCWVGWFDPQKVKEVFNLPEDETVYNLLPLGYPADDCKPGPMHASRKPLEETVTFL; via the coding sequence ATGCAATTCGAAGACGTGATCAACTCAAGATACTCGGTCAGGAAGTACAGCGACAAGCCCGTGGAGGACGCTGTTCTGAACAAGATTCTGGAGGCTGGAAGGCTCGCTCCCACCGCCAAGAACATGCAGGGGCAACACATCTATGTGGTCAGGTCCCCCGAGCAGAGGAAGAAGTTCGATAAGGAATGGTGCATGCATTTCGATGCGCCCATTGTTTTGATAATCGCAATGAAGAAGGACCTCGAGTGGATCAGTCACTTCTCCAAACTGAACCGCGGAGAGACCGATGCCGCCATCGTTACCGACGAGATGATGCTCCAGGCGCATGCTCTCGGTCTGGGAACATGCTGGGTCGGCTGGTTCGACCCCCAGAAGGTGAAAGAGGTGTTCAACCTCCCCGAGGACGAAACAGTCTATAACCTCCTGCCCCTCGGATACCCTGCAGACGATTGCAAGCCTGGACCGATGCACGCATCCAGGAAACCACTGGAAGAGACCGTCACCTTCCTGTAA